The genomic window TGTCGACCGGCTACACGATCCGCGGCTTCGGCCCGCTTCTCGAGACGGATGCCGCTCCCCGCCTGTACGAGCTGGGCTTCCGCCTCCTCATCCCGGCGATCGACGGGCCCGACTACGACCTCTCGCCTCTTGTGCCCCTGCTGGAGTGGCGCGACCGGATCAACGGCGCCTGAGCGCGGCGGGCCGGTACCGTAGCGACGTCCGCCGTCGCTCGATCCCCCAGGAGGCAGCCCATGGGCGCCGTCATCGGAGACATCCTCACGCTCGCCCTCGGTGTCGCGATCAGCCCGATCCCGATCATCGCGGCCATCCTGATGCTGCTGTCGCCCAAGGCACGGGTGACCGGAACCGGATTCCTCGTCGGCTGGGTGCTGGGAATCGTCGTCGCCGTCACGGTCTTCACGCTGCTCTCGTCGATCCTGCCGGGCGAGGAGGAGGACGCCTCGCAGCCGATCAAGGGCGTCATCCAGCTCGTGCTGGGCGCACTGCTGCTCCTGCTCGCCGTGCGCCAGTGGCGCGGCCGGCCGAAGGCGGGAGAAGAGCCGGCGATGCCCAAGTGGATGCAGGCGATCGACACCATCACCTTCCCGAAGGCCCTGGGCCTCGGCTTCCTGCTGGCGGCGGTCAACCCGAAGAACCTGCTGCTGGCGGCGAGCGCCGGCGTGACGATCGGCGCCGCCGGCCTCGACGCCGGGTCGATCGTGGTCGTGATCGCGGTGTTCACGCTGATCGCGGCATCCACCGTCCTCGTTCCCGTCGTCGGATATCTGCTCGCGGCCGACAAGCTGCGCGGTCCGCTCGACGCGCTGCGCGGCTGGCTCGCGAAGGAGAACGCGGTCATCATGGCGGTGCTGCTGCTGGTCATCGGGGTCGCGATCATCGGCAAGGGCATCGGCAGCTTCTGACCCCGCGCGCGGGCCGTCCGGCCGCGCCGGCCGGTTACGGTGGAGCGGTGACTGCGGCGATCCACGACCAGGTGCTCCTCGACGGCGGCGTGTTCCGCATGGGATCGGACGAGT from Microbacterium sp. ProA8 includes these protein-coding regions:
- a CDS encoding GAP family protein, whose translation is MGAVIGDILTLALGVAISPIPIIAAILMLLSPKARVTGTGFLVGWVLGIVVAVTVFTLLSSILPGEEEDASQPIKGVIQLVLGALLLLLAVRQWRGRPKAGEEPAMPKWMQAIDTITFPKALGLGFLLAAVNPKNLLLAASAGVTIGAAGLDAGSIVVVIAVFTLIAASTVLVPVVGYLLAADKLRGPLDALRGWLAKENAVIMAVLLLVIGVAIIGKGIGSF